From bacterium:
GAGGCGGCGATGCGGCTCTACGAGTACGAGGCGAAAGGCCTTTTCGGCGAATTCGGCATCCCGGTGCCGGGGGCGCGGGTGGCGAACGACCTGGCAGAGCTGGGCGGGTTCGCCGGCGAGCTGACGTATCCCGTGGCGGTCAAGGCCCAGGTGCTCACCGGCGGCCGCGGTAAAGCCGGCGGGGTTAAGGTGGTCGGGAACGCCGAAGAGCTTCTGCGCGAGGGGAAGCGCATCCTCGGGCTCACCATCCGCGGGTTCCCGGTGCGAAAACTTTTGATTGAAGACGCCCTGGACATTGCGGAGGAGCTCTATCTGGGCGTCGCCCTGGACCGCGCCGCCTACGCCCTCACCGTCATCGCCTCCCGGGAGGGAGGAGTAGAAATCGAGCGCGTGGCCGAAGAACGGCCCGGGGCCATCCACCGGCTCACGGTGGGGATTGACGAGCGCTTCTACCCCCACCAGGGCGTGGCGCTGGGGAAGGGACTCGGCCTGGAGGGGGACCGGCTCTCCGCCTTCGCCGCGATCGCCGCCCGCCTGCTGAAGCTCTTCCGCGCCCTGGACGCCAAGATGGCCGAGATAAATCCCCTGGTCGTAACCAAAGAGGGGGAGCTCGTCGCGGCCGACGCCCGCGTCAACGTGGACGACGACGCCCTCTTCCGCCAGCCGCGGCTCGAGGCCCTGGCCGGCGGCGGACGGCACGAGGAGGGGGAGCTCACCCCCCGCGAAAAAAAGGCCCGGGAGCTCGGCATCCCCTACCTGGACCTGGACGGCGACATCGGGATGTTCCCCGGCGGCGCCGGCTTCGGCATCATGGGCAACGACTTCATCCATTACTTCGGCGGCCGACCGGCCAACTTCATGGACTCCGGCGGCGGGCCCACCCCGGAGCGCCTGGCCGCGATGCTCAAGCTCCTGGACGAGAATCCCAACGTCAAGGTCATCTTCGGCGCCCGCTTCGGCGGCGTATCCCGCTGCGACGACTTCGCCCGGGGCGTGGTCATGTTCCTGAAGGAGCACGGACTGTCGAAACCGATGGCGTTGCGCTTCACCGGGAACATGTGGCGGGAGGGTGTGCGTATATTCACCGAGGAGAAGGAGCAAAATCCCGCGCTCTTCGAGAAGATCGAGTTCTTCGGCATCGAGACGCCCATCGAGACCGTGGCCCGGCGGGCCGTCGAGCTGGCCCGGGCGGCCGTGTAGGACGGGCACCCCGATCCGTGCGATTTGTTTACGTGGAACCAGCCATAAGCCTGGAGGAAAAATGCAGCGGATCATCGTTCTGGCGCTAATTCTCAGCCTTACTCCGGCCTTCGCCCTCACCGACGACGACATGGTGAGCCTCCTGGTGGACCTCTACACCTCGTCGTACACAGGCCGGACCGAGGGGGAGATATTCGCCTCCTACGGCACCACCGAGGCTGAGATGAGCGCGTACTACGACTCGCTCCCCGCCGAACGGCAGGACGAAATCGTTGCGCGGATGCAAGCGGGCTACTACGCCTTTATGGACTCCCGCTTCGAGGACTTCTACGGGAAGGGCCCCGCTCTCTTCACCGCGCCTTCCCTGGGCGGCGAACCCTACATGCTTGCGGAGGACCTCGGCGACAAGGTGCTTTTCATCAACGTCTTCGCCACCTGGTGCCCGCCCTGCGAAGATGAAATCCCCAACTTCGTGGCCCTCATCGAGGAGTACGGGGGCGCGTTCGGCGTGGTGGGGGTCAGCGTGGATGATTATCTCAAGGTGGACGATCTGGACTGGTTCGCCAAAGAACATGGGATAAATTACCCCCTCGTCCTCTACACCCAGACCGACGAGGAGGCCCAGGGCTACTACTCCGCGGACAGCATCCCCACCACGTGGATAGTGGACCCCGAGGGGCTGGTGCAAAAGGTCATCGTCGGCAGCCGACCTAAAGAGGAGTTCAAGGAAATCATAGATTCCTACCTCGCCGGCGATTGACGCGGTGTTACCCCCTCCCCCCTCTGCTGGGGGGAGGGCTGGTATGGGGGATAAAGCGGCGGCCCGCAGAGGGGCCGCCCTACATTCAAGCGTAAAACGGGAATTAAAAAAGGGGGGGTTCACCCGCCAATGTCTATACCCAACCAATCCCCGTAGGGGCGACCGTGGACGGTCGCCCCTACGCGCCGTTTAATGC
This genomic window contains:
- a CDS encoding ATP-grasp domain-containing protein — translated: MVASIFSAEAEAAMRLYEYEAKGLFGEFGIPVPGARVANDLAELGGFAGELTYPVAVKAQVLTGGRGKAGGVKVVGNAEELLREGKRILGLTIRGFPVRKLLIEDALDIAEELYLGVALDRAAYALTVIASREGGVEIERVAEERPGAIHRLTVGIDERFYPHQGVALGKGLGLEGDRLSAFAAIAARLLKLFRALDAKMAEINPLVVTKEGELVAADARVNVDDDALFRQPRLEALAGGGRHEEGELTPREKKARELGIPYLDLDGDIGMFPGGAGFGIMGNDFIHYFGGRPANFMDSGGGPTPERLAAMLKLLDENPNVKVIFGARFGGVSRCDDFARGVVMFLKEHGLSKPMALRFTGNMWREGVRIFTEEKEQNPALFEKIEFFGIETPIETVARRAVELARAAV
- a CDS encoding TlpA disulfide reductase family protein, which encodes MQRIIVLALILSLTPAFALTDDDMVSLLVDLYTSSYTGRTEGEIFASYGTTEAEMSAYYDSLPAERQDEIVARMQAGYYAFMDSRFEDFYGKGPALFTAPSLGGEPYMLAEDLGDKVLFINVFATWCPPCEDEIPNFVALIEEYGGAFGVVGVSVDDYLKVDDLDWFAKEHGINYPLVLYTQTDEEAQGYYSADSIPTTWIVDPEGLVQKVIVGSRPKEEFKEIIDSYLAGD